In Methanofastidiosum sp., the following proteins share a genomic window:
- a CDS encoding flavodoxin family protein, with protein MKILGVCGSPREGNTLFLLKKALETCKELGVETELVHVGQMKVAPCKACGGCKDTGICVQKDDMTPLYDKIRGADGIILASPVYLGGVSAQMKAFMDRTRALRQKFELRNKIGAGISVGGFRNGGQETTLQQIFNFFLIHNSIVVADEATSHYGGVGFGYNIGDSDKDEYGIKTSQNTAKNMVKVLKLIKGESKEEIKTW; from the coding sequence ATGAAAATACTAGGAGTTTGCGGGTCCCCTAGAGAGGGCAATACTTTATTTCTATTGAAGAAAGCACTTGAAACATGTAAAGAGCTTGGAGTTGAAACAGAACTTGTACATGTTGGACAAATGAAAGTAGCCCCTTGTAAGGCATGCGGGGGATGTAAGGATACTGGAATTTGCGTTCAGAAAGACGATATGACACCTTTGTACGATAAGATAAGAGGTGCTGATGGAATAATATTGGCTTCTCCAGTATACTTAGGTGGTGTTTCTGCACAGATGAAAGCTTTTATGGATAGAACCAGAGCTTTGAGACAAAAATTCGAACTTCGAAACAAGATTGGCGCTGGAATTTCTGTAGGAGGATTTAGAAACGGTGGGCAGGAAACTACCCTACAACAGATTTTCAATTTCTTCTTGATTCATAATTCAATCGTTGTTGCAGATGAGGCGACATCGCACTATGGTGGTGTTGGGTTTGGTTATAATATTGGAGACTCTGATAAAGATGAATATGGTATAAAGACCTCTCAGAATACGGCAAAGAACATGGTAAAGGTACTAAAGTTGATAAAAGGGGAGTCTAAAGAGGAAATAAAAACTTGGTAA
- a CDS encoding thioredoxin family protein, translating to MEEIDEIRQKKMDELKEKFSGEKKRVLIEVLALSGCSHCPSAAEMAYRVASQYDNVDVAIVNIATPEGNSKARKLGVMSVPAIVINGKLAFVGAPQADMIMHDAVRKAM from the coding sequence ATGGAAGAAATCGATGAGATAAGACAGAAGAAGATGGACGAACTAAAAGAAAAGTTTTCAGGTGAAAAGAAAAGAGTACTAATTGAAGTCCTAGCTTTATCTGGATGCTCACATTGCCCATCGGCAGCTGAAATGGCTTATAGAGTTGCATCACAGTATGACAATGTTGATGTGGCCATAGTTAATATTGCAACTCCAGAAGGAAATTCAAAAGCAAGAAAACTTGGGGTCATGAGTGTACCTGCAATTGTAATAAATGGTAAACTTGCCTTTGTTGGAGCGCCTCAAGCAGATATGATAATGCACGATGCTGTAAGAAAGGCTATGTAG
- a CDS encoding hydrogenase maturation protease — protein MKKIIVLGIGNPYLKDDRIGPKIVEDLEKFFSGHGNIIFEVFYSSGIELLDSILDYNCAIFVDSIISNNIGKITYLTLEDILSIPETSSPHSTNFSTMVKLGMKVSPERMPNEILFCAIGIKDPFTFSDEFTSNLEESYLSILEEIKDKVKDLAT, from the coding sequence ATGAAAAAAATAATAGTCCTGGGTATTGGGAATCCATATCTTAAAGATGATAGGATAGGGCCTAAAATTGTTGAGGATTTAGAAAAATTTTTCAGCGGGCATGGTAATATTATCTTTGAAGTTTTCTATTCTTCAGGCATTGAACTACTAGATTCTATTTTAGATTATAATTGTGCAATATTTGTCGATTCAATTATTTCTAACAATATTGGAAAAATCACTTATCTTACATTAGAGGATATCCTATCAATACCTGAAACATCTTCGCCTCACTCAACAAACTTTTCGACTATGGTGAAACTTGGAATGAAGGTCTCTCCGGAAAGAATGCCAAATGAAATACTTTTTTGTGCAATAGGGATAAAGGACCCTTTCACGTTTTCAGATGAGTTCACATCAAATCTTGAAGAGTCCTATCTAAGTATCCTAGAAGAGATAAAAGATAAAGTAAAAGATTTGGCTACATAG
- a CDS encoding hydrogenase iron-sulfur subunit: MMTNFEPNIVGFVCNWCTYAGADLAGSSRYSYPPNIKMIRLMCSGRVDPAFILETFARGADGVFIGGCHIPRDCHYQQGNFKALKRVTLLKKLIADMGIEPERLEIFWISASEGKRFSEVMTSFTERIRELGPNPIRV, from the coding sequence CTGATGACTAATTTTGAGCCGAATATTGTTGGTTTTGTCTGCAACTGGTGCACTTACGCAGGTGCCGATCTTGCAGGCTCTTCAAGATATAGCTATCCACCAAATATTAAGATGATAAGGCTTATGTGCTCTGGAAGAGTGGATCCTGCATTTATTCTTGAAACATTTGCTAGAGGTGCAGATGGAGTATTTATTGGAGGGTGTCACATACCTAGGGACTGCCACTATCAGCAAGGAAACTTTAAAGCACTAAAAAGGGTAACACTATTAAAAAAACTAATTGCAGACATGGGAATAGAACCTGAAAGATTGGAGATATTTTGGATCTCCGCATCAGAGGGAAAAAGATTCTCGGAAGTCATGACATCATTCACTGAAAGAATAAGAGAATTAGGGCCAAATCCAATAAGAGTATAA
- a CDS encoding heterodisulfide reductase-related iron-sulfur binding cluster produces the protein MHATDYALYTGCIIPLRYPDIENSIRETMSLLGANVYDMVGAGCCPPGGAFWSVEEISGLAQSARNISIAESMNKDLMAVCNGCFCYLKNSNLLLKNDQEKREKVNTILNRVGRKYQGTISVYHLVEVLHDHIGTEKIKEATKIKLDGAKAAVHYGCHLLRPSDHLMAENPEKPHKLDALVEALGMESVYYPKKLSCCGAGGGMRGNNPDVTLKILEKKLLNIKYSDPDCIVTACPFCFLQFDLGQKGLRDKGEDFCIPVFYYNQLLGLSMGLPKERIASLSETPRDGFIKKFYGVG, from the coding sequence TTGCATGCGACTGATTATGCTTTGTACACTGGATGCATTATTCCCTTAAGATATCCCGATATTGAAAACTCCATAAGGGAAACAATGTCACTTCTCGGAGCCAATGTTTATGACATGGTGGGTGCAGGTTGTTGCCCTCCAGGTGGGGCATTCTGGTCAGTTGAAGAAATTTCAGGACTTGCACAGAGTGCTAGAAATATATCAATAGCTGAATCTATGAACAAAGATTTAATGGCTGTTTGCAATGGATGTTTTTGTTACCTAAAGAATAGTAATCTGCTCTTGAAAAATGATCAGGAAAAGAGAGAGAAGGTAAATACTATCCTAAATAGAGTAGGAAGAAAATATCAAGGTACAATTTCTGTATATCATTTAGTAGAAGTACTCCATGATCATATTGGTACTGAAAAAATTAAAGAAGCTACAAAGATAAAATTAGATGGAGCTAAGGCTGCTGTACATTATGGCTGCCATCTATTGAGACCTTCAGATCACCTAATGGCTGAAAATCCTGAAAAACCTCACAAACTAGATGCTTTGGTTGAAGCTTTGGGAATGGAAAGTGTATACTATCCAAAGAAATTATCTTGTTGTGGCGCAGGTGGCGGTATGAGAGGTAATAATCCAGATGTTACTTTAAAGATTTTAGAAAAAAAACTTCTGAATATTAAATACTCAGACCCAGACTGTATCGTTACAGCTTGCCCTTTCTGCTTCCTTCAGTTTGATTTAGGGCAAAAAGGTCTAAGGGATAAGGGTGAAGATTTCTGTATACCTGTTTTTTACTATAATCAACTTCTGGGGCTCTCAATGGGACTCCCAAAAGAGAGGATAGCCTCCCTTTCAGAAACTCCAAGGGATGGATTCATAAAAAAATTCTATGGTGTTGGCTGA
- a CDS encoding 4Fe-4S dicluster domain-containing protein, protein MKIVLNETNKNLVNKVIEYGGKRVYECFQCGMCASGCPVASDTDHKIKRTMHQVLLGLDEQILDKKAIWLCTTCFMCLERCPQNAGPTDVVFALRRISAENGIIPEAQIEVANNIYHLGHAVTVQKGITLRNKVKAPPLKTAGSDKKYVLEIQKIVDSTHAGKLLKIRKDWKPKGDDVIACD, encoded by the coding sequence ATGAAAATCGTCCTTAACGAAACCAACAAGAATCTAGTAAATAAGGTCATTGAATACGGTGGTAAAAGGGTTTATGAGTGCTTTCAGTGTGGGATGTGTGCTTCAGGATGTCCTGTTGCAAGCGATACCGACCATAAAATAAAAAGAACTATGCATCAGGTTCTTTTGGGTCTTGACGAACAAATATTAGATAAAAAAGCAATATGGCTTTGCACTACTTGCTTCATGTGCTTGGAAAGATGCCCTCAAAATGCAGGGCCAACGGATGTTGTATTTGCGCTAAGAAGAATTTCTGCAGAAAATGGAATAATTCCAGAAGCCCAAATTGAAGTTGCAAATAATATTTATCACCTTGGACATGCAGTTACCGTTCAAAAGGGTATTACTCTTAGAAATAAGGTAAAAGCTCCACCTCTTAAGACAGCAGGTTCCGACAAGAAGTATGTACTTGAAATCCAAAAGATTGTTGATTCTACTCATGCAGGAAAATTACTAAAGATAAGAAAAGATTGGAAGCCAAAGGGAGATGATGTAATTGCATGCGACTGA
- a CDS encoding CoB--CoM heterodisulfide reductase iron-sulfur subunit A family protein, producing MAKSQSKKKKEENSCPKIGVYVCHCGTNIAGSVNIEEVVNFSKTIENVSVVREHMYLCSEQGQNTIKDDIKKEGINRVVAACCSPRTHEEIFRKTLNSANLNKYLYEQVNIRDQCSWPHFKDKENATKKAKQLVKSGVYRASELEPLEDRKLSVLKSALVIGGGISGINAALDLARSGFKVYIVERDPSIGGKMAQLDKTFPTNDCSACILAPMMVEVSNTPNIELLTYSEIEDVSGHIGKYHIVVKKKQTSVDWEKCNGCGDCSIVCPIKVDNEFNCNMDKRKAIYIQFQQAIPMKAVIDKTKCIKCKLCEKRCKVGAIDISKNDDEFVEFDVGSIIVTTGYDLFDPNKKAEYDYDHPNVITSLELERMMCASGPTKGEILRPSDGRKPHTISFIQCVGSRDEKTNDYCSRICCTYSIKHARLLKEKYPDIDMFIHYIDLRCFGKGYEEYYRMAREKGVKFIRGRISQVDSIGDRLEVSGDDDTLGEQISVIADLVVLAVAMESPKGTKKLANLLNISTDKTGFFKEIHPKLKPVSTDSDGIFIAGACQGPKEIPDAVSQGKAAASAASSLMSKGEIEIEPLFAQIIEDLCARCRTCESLCTYKAIRYTEEDKMEVDIALCKGCGVCSAACPSGAIKANHFTTKQVRMQILALTEGSK from the coding sequence ATGGCAAAATCCCAATCAAAGAAAAAAAAGGAAGAGAACAGTTGCCCGAAGATTGGCGTTTATGTCTGTCACTGTGGTACTAATATAGCAGGCAGTGTTAATATAGAGGAAGTTGTTAATTTCTCTAAAACAATAGAAAATGTGTCTGTTGTAAGAGAGCATATGTACCTCTGCTCTGAGCAGGGACAGAACACTATAAAGGACGATATTAAAAAAGAAGGGATTAACAGGGTTGTTGCCGCTTGCTGCTCGCCTAGAACTCATGAAGAAATATTCAGAAAGACGTTAAATTCGGCAAATTTGAATAAATACCTCTATGAGCAAGTTAATATTAGGGACCAGTGTTCGTGGCCGCATTTTAAAGACAAAGAAAATGCGACTAAAAAGGCAAAGCAGTTAGTTAAAAGTGGAGTATATAGGGCCTCTGAATTAGAGCCTTTAGAAGATAGAAAACTCTCTGTTTTAAAATCTGCACTGGTAATAGGTGGAGGCATATCTGGAATTAACGCTGCGCTAGATTTGGCCCGCAGTGGATTCAAGGTATACATTGTAGAAAGAGATCCAAGCATTGGCGGAAAGATGGCCCAACTAGATAAGACATTCCCTACAAATGATTGCTCCGCATGTATTCTTGCTCCAATGATGGTAGAAGTTTCAAACACTCCAAATATTGAGCTTCTTACCTACTCAGAGATTGAAGATGTCTCCGGGCATATAGGAAAATATCACATCGTTGTTAAGAAAAAACAGACGTCGGTAGACTGGGAAAAGTGTAATGGCTGTGGCGATTGTAGCATAGTATGTCCTATTAAAGTTGACAATGAATTTAACTGCAATATGGACAAGAGAAAGGCTATCTATATACAATTTCAACAGGCAATACCGATGAAAGCAGTTATCGACAAAACAAAATGTATCAAGTGTAAGTTGTGTGAGAAGAGATGTAAAGTTGGTGCGATAGATATCTCAAAAAATGATGATGAGTTTGTTGAATTTGATGTTGGAAGTATTATTGTTACAACTGGTTATGATCTATTTGACCCCAATAAAAAAGCTGAATATGATTATGACCATCCGAACGTTATAACTTCTCTAGAACTTGAGAGGATGATGTGTGCTTCTGGACCAACAAAAGGTGAGATATTAAGGCCATCTGATGGTAGAAAACCACATACAATTTCTTTTATCCAATGCGTCGGCTCAAGAGACGAAAAGACAAATGATTATTGCTCTAGAATCTGTTGCACATATTCAATTAAACATGCTAGACTCCTAAAGGAAAAATATCCAGATATAGATATGTTCATTCATTATATCGATCTAAGATGTTTTGGGAAAGGTTATGAGGAGTATTATAGGATGGCTAGAGAAAAGGGAGTTAAGTTCATAAGAGGCAGGATAAGTCAAGTTGACTCAATTGGAGACAGATTAGAGGTCTCGGGTGATGACGACACCCTCGGAGAACAGATAAGTGTTATTGCTGATCTTGTTGTTTTGGCAGTTGCAATGGAATCTCCAAAAGGAACAAAGAAACTTGCAAATCTATTGAACATAAGTACTGATAAAACTGGATTTTTCAAAGAGATTCATCCAAAACTAAAACCTGTAAGTACTGACAGCGATGGAATCTTTATTGCTGGTGCATGTCAGGGCCCCAAGGAAATCCCAGATGCAGTAAGCCAAGGAAAAGCAGCGGCTTCTGCAGCTTCTTCTCTTATGTCTAAAGGTGAAATAGAAATTGAGCCCCTTTTTGCCCAAATAATCGAAGATTTGTGTGCAAGATGTAGAACGTGCGAATCTCTTTGTACATACAAGGCAATTAGATATACTGAAGAGGATAAAATGGAAGTGGATATTGCCTTGTGCAAAGGATGTGGTGTTTGTAGTGCGGCATGCCCTTCTGGGGCAATCAAAGCAAATCACTTTACAACTAAGCAAGTCAGAATGCAGATTTTGGCTCTTACGGAGGGTAGTAAATGA
- the purM gene encoding phosphoribosylformylglycinamidine cyclo-ligase, with protein MTTPKDYKSSGVDIKVEEKSISALVSVIKETLQFRKGKIGAAIGDIGSFSGFIEFGDYALSLATDGVGSKVLVAQKLKKYDTVGIDVIAMNVNDVICNGAAPIAFVDYIALEKTSEYMLGEIAKGLLEGAKQSDMPIVGGETATLPDIIKGDGEGFDLAGTCLGVVKKDKIISGKDIVPGDIVIGIASSGVHSNGLTLARKALSEEDYPELLIPTRIYVKQILNLIDNVKVKGMAHITGGGLLNLKRLKKGMGFELDLPEPPVIFKKIMNTGVEIEEMYRTFNMGTGFMVIVPKEEKEKSLEILNKYYHSYVIGKIIAEDIIKAHIRGLDKSFTL; from the coding sequence TTGACAACTCCAAAAGACTACAAATCATCCGGCGTAGATATAAAAGTTGAAGAAAAATCAATCAGTGCCCTAGTTTCCGTTATTAAAGAGACTCTTCAATTTAGAAAAGGCAAGATCGGTGCGGCAATTGGAGACATAGGTAGTTTTTCAGGATTCATAGAATTTGGAGATTACGCCTTATCGCTAGCTACAGATGGTGTTGGATCAAAAGTCCTTGTTGCGCAAAAATTAAAAAAATATGATACTGTGGGAATTGATGTAATTGCGATGAACGTCAATGATGTCATATGCAATGGTGCAGCCCCCATCGCTTTTGTAGACTACATTGCTTTGGAGAAAACTTCAGAATACATGCTAGGGGAGATAGCAAAAGGACTATTAGAGGGTGCAAAGCAATCTGATATGCCTATAGTTGGCGGGGAAACTGCAACTCTTCCAGATATAATAAAGGGAGATGGGGAAGGATTTGATCTAGCTGGAACATGTCTTGGTGTAGTTAAAAAAGATAAAATAATTTCTGGAAAAGATATTGTTCCAGGAGATATAGTGATTGGTATTGCCTCATCAGGAGTTCATTCAAATGGACTAACACTTGCAAGAAAAGCCCTGAGCGAGGAAGACTATCCTGAACTTTTGATCCCTACTAGGATCTATGTAAAACAGATACTTAATCTAATTGATAATGTCAAAGTTAAAGGGATGGCACACATCACAGGTGGCGGTCTTCTAAATCTTAAAAGACTGAAAAAAGGCATGGGATTTGAACTTGATCTTCCAGAACCCCCAGTGATCTTTAAAAAAATTATGAATACAGGTGTAGAAATTGAGGAGATGTACAGGACCTTCAATATGGGAACTGGATTTATGGTAATTGTTCCAAAAGAAGAGAAGGAGAAGTCACTTGAGATATTAAATAAATACTACCATTCATATGTAATAGGGAAGATTATAGCAGAGGACATAATAAAAGCCCATATTAGGGGCTTAGATAAATCTTTTACTTTATAA
- the purE gene encoding 5-(carboxyamino)imidazole ribonucleotide mutase, with protein sequence MILIIAGSKSDEQIVNKVKKVFDENNVEYEIKYASAHREPEKVAELSKKDYDVFIAIAGLAAALPGVVASHTNKPVIGVPVSSKLGGLDALLSIVQMPKGVPVACVGIDNGENAAYLAMRIIGVK encoded by the coding sequence ATGATTCTAATTATAGCTGGCTCAAAAAGTGATGAACAAATTGTTAACAAAGTAAAGAAAGTTTTTGATGAAAATAATGTTGAATACGAAATTAAATATGCCTCTGCCCATAGGGAGCCTGAAAAAGTGGCGGAGCTTTCTAAAAAGGATTATGACGTTTTCATTGCTATAGCAGGACTGGCTGCTGCACTTCCCGGTGTAGTTGCGTCTCATACTAATAAACCAGTTATAGGTGTGCCTGTTTCTTCGAAATTAGGCGGTCTTGACGCACTGCTCTCGATTGTACAAATGCCAAAAGGTGTTCCGGTAGCATGCGTAGGCATTGATAATGGAGAAAATGCGGCATACCTCGCAATGAGAATAATAGGGGTGAAGTAA